GATACGCGCGCGAGCAAGGACGGGATCGAGGACCGCGAGGCCCTCGGCATGCAATGGAGCGAAACCGCGAAATCGATCGGGTTGGACCTCGCGCCCTTGGTCGAGCGGGCGCAGACCCGCACACTGAAACAGTCGATCGAAACTGGCAGGTTCGGTTCGCTTGCCGAGCGCGGGCGCGCATGGCTGGGACGTTTCGCCGCGCATGTCAGGGGCGATCCGGCCGATCCGTTCGTGCCCAAATCGGTCCTCAGGCAGGGCCGTGAGACGATCGCAGCTGCGCAGGCCGTCGCTTCGGCGGTGCGTCATCTTTCGCAGCGCGAGGCTGCCTTCGAGCGCACCGCGCTCTACAAGGCTGCGCTCGATTTCGGGTTGCCAGCGACGATTGCCGATATTGAAAGACGGACCCGCGCCTTGGTGCGCTCCGGCGACCTGATAGCGGGCAAGGGAGACCACAGGGGCTGGCTCGCCTCGCGTGACGCGGTGCTGACCGAGCAAAGGATCATGTCCGAGGTTGCCGCCGGCAAGGGTGCGAGCTCATCTGCAGTTGAGCCGGGAAGCGCTACTGATCGTGTCCAGACCGCTGCAATGGCAGGGCAGGGGTTCTGCCTCAACGAGGGCCAGCTCGGAGCGGCGAAGCTGATCCTGACGTCAGAGGATCGAACGATCGCGGTCCAGGGAATTGCCGGTGCCGGCAAGAGCAGCGTTCTGAAGCCAGTCGCCGAGGTGCTGCGCGACGAGGGCCACCCGGTCATTGGCCTCGCGATCCAGAACACGCTCGTCCAGATGCTCGAACGCGACACCGGCATCGGCTCGCAGACGCTGGCACGCTTTCTTGGTGGCTGGAACAAGCTGCTCGACGATCCCGGCAACGCGGCGCTGCGTTTGGAGGCCAAGGCGGCGCTGAAGGACCATGTGCTCGTGCTCGACGAGGCTTCGATGGTCTCGAACGAGGACAAGGAAAAGCTCGTCCGCCTTGCCAATCTTGCTGGCGTTCACCGCCTGGTCCTGATGGGGGACCGCAAGCAGCTCGGCGCAGTCGATGCGGGCAAACCCTTCGCGCTGCTGCAGCGGACGGGCATGGCGAGCGCTGAAATGGCGACCAACCTGCGCGCCCGCGATCCAGTCATCCGCGAGGCGCAGGCGGCAGCACAGGCGGGTGATGTACGCACGGCGCTGCGTCACCTGCAGCCGCACACGGTCGAGGCCAAGGGCGATGGCGCGCTGGTCGCTGCTGATACCTGGTTGGCGCTCGACAAGGACGACCGCGCGCGGACATCGATCTACGCCTCGGGCCGCGCCATCCGCTCTGCGGTCAATGCTGCCGTCCAGCAGGGACTTCTCGCCAATGGCGAGATCGGACCGGGCAAGGCCGAGCTTGGAGTGCTCGATCGCGTCAACACGACCCGCGAAGAACTGCGACATCTGTCAGCCTACCAGCCTGGTCGGGTGCTCGAGGTCTCGAGAAAGCAACAGGCCCTGGGACTGTCAGCGGGCGAGTATCGTGTCCTGGGACAGGACCGGAAGGGCAGGCAGGTCGAAGTCGCGGACAAGCGCGGCAAGCGGTTCGCGTTCGATCCTGCGCGGATCAGGGCAGGGAAGGGCGACCAGAATCTCGTCTTGCATGAGCCGAGGAAGCTCGAAATCCATGAAGGCGACCGGATCCGCTGGACCCGCAACGATCACCGGCGCGGCCTGTTCAATGCCGACCAGGCCAGGGTGGTTGCCATTGCCGGCGGAAAGGTCACTTTCGAAACTTCAAGGGGAGACCAGGTCGAGCTCAAAAAGGACGATCCGATGCTGAAGCGGATCGATCTTGCCTATGCGCTGAACGCCCATATGGCGCAGGGTCTGACATCCGATCGCGGCATAGCCGTCATGGACAGCCGCGAGCGCAACCTGTCGAACCAGAAGACCTTCCTGGTGACGATCACGAGGCTTCGCGATCACCTGACGCTGGTTGTCGATAGTTCGGACAGGCTCGGAGCAGCCGTCGCACGCAACAAGGGCGAGAAGGCCTCGGCCCTCGAGGTCACCGCACAGTTGACCCCGCCAGAAAAGAAAAACGGCGAACTTGATCAGCTGAAACCGGAAGAGGTCAACAAGGCCGAAAAGGAACTCGCCCGAAGCAAGAGCAAGACACTGGACTTCGGGATTTGAAGGGCCGCTATGTGCCAGATTTTCTGACGAATTGGGCCAGGCAGTTGGTCCAGGTGGTGCTTACACGCGAACGGCCGGATTTCGGAACCGCTCTCAGATCGCAAGAGTCTTGCGATGCCTCTCAATCGCGCTTCGCACGTCATCGGGGAAGGGCAGGTGTCCGCTTTCGTTGCTCCAGGCGTCGTCGAACTGTGCAACGACATCCTTCGCTGTCGCGGTGATCAGCTTGGCAGGCAGCCTTGCCTTGTCGGCGATCGCCTCGAGTTCATCATAGGTATAGGACGCCCACTCGCGCGAGCTATGAAACTTGAGTGCAGCATCGTCGCCTGGGATATAGGCGAGCGTCGAAAGCAGGTCATAGGCAGGTGCCAGCAGCGCGTTTCGCCTATCCGGATAGATCAACGACCAGTTCTTGAGGTGCATGTCGCCATTCCCGATCAGCACCGAGTAGGTGAGCCGGCGGACCAATTCGACCACGCTTTGCTCGTCGGTCTCGATCGCCAGCACGCTGAGGATCTGGCGGTAGCTCGCATTCTCGTATTTATCGTCTGCAAAGACACCGAACACCTGGGCGAAGTCTTCGGTGTGTACGGGTCCCTCTTCTCCCCGGTCGAAGCGCCGGATGGCAAAAGCGGACTCTCCGTAACGGGTGATACCTTCGGGTATGCCATCAATCTGATCGAGCGGAACAAGGTCGATTTCAGGAACGTCGATCCCGATCTTTGCCGCCAGTTTCATCGCTGCGAATTCTGCCTCGGGCACGTCCGGATGTCTGGCAGACGGGAGCTTGACGATCCAGTCGCCGCCGCTGCCCGTGACCGGGATCGTCAGCCCGCCATTCTTGCCCTGGGCTTTGATTGCCGAGAATTTGAGTTGCACGCCGGCAAGCGAGAAGCGCAGCGCGCGCTCTGCCTGCTTCCCCGCCGCTTCTTCATCTAGCTCGTCGGCCTCCGTTTCCTCGGCATCGACGGCGACGGCGCGCACTGCGCCGGGAAGATCGTGCCCGAGCTGTGCGAGAAGGTGGTACTCGCGCATGGCTTTCACGCCCGCGCGGCGGGCCAGGTAGTCGCGAAGCGTGCCTTCAGGAAGGAGGTTGGAGAAGAACGGCTCAATCTTCGTTCGATAGCTGCGTGTCTCGGCAATGATTTCGCCGTTCGCGTCCTTGTAGGCCAGCGACAGCGTTGGCCGATCCTGGTCGGCAAGGTAGACTTCGTCGAATGTGAAGATGCTCGCATCTCCATCGAGGCGCGCAATGGTTCCAACGCGCGTCTTACCCAGAAAGATATCGAGAGCAGCTGCGTCGATCATGTGGCGTCGTCCCCAAGGCGGTAAGCAGGCCGTCTTGAGGCACTGTCTTGACCGATTGCTTGAACCTGCGAGTTTCTGACGTGTTGGAGGGCACGCGTGGATGCTGCGATCTGTTGGGTGAGTTTCTTCCTTCCCTCTTGCTGCTCAAGCGCCCAGCCGAGATCCTGGAGATGCTTTTTCAGATGAGCGACGGGCTGCAAGGCCTGCTCGATGGCTTTGAGCGTTTCGGGAGTGAAATTAACGGCCTGGATATCCTTAAGTGCGCTTTGAAGCTCGGTCACTTCGGTGACGCTCGGATAGCTCTCCCGTACTCGCTCGGCGAACCGGTTGGTTTCGGCAATCGTTGCGAGCACTCGACTTGCCTCGCTTCTTTCGCGCTGTGAGCGAACTACGCCTTCGATCGCCGGTACGGTCCTTCGAGGCACTAGCTTCAGTTCGAGGTCGAGCGCGCGCGCTATTTCGACGAGGCTGGAAATCTGTAGGTCTACACTCCCGCCTTCGATTTTGGAGATATGGCTTTGAGGCAAGCCTACCCGTTCACCCAGCTGTTTCTGGGTAAAGCCTTTTGCTATCCGTGCCGCTTTGATGCTTGCGGCGATGTCCTCGATTGTCGTGCTCATAAATATGTTTCTACATATGCTGGCCTACGTCTATATGTTTTAGCATATACCATGATCGTTGAGAAAGGCAATAGAGATATGCAATGGCATATATACACTACCCATGATAGGCCATTGCATATCATGGGTAGTGTTTGCCGCGCATAAAGCGTGAGCCGTCGTCACTTCAAAGAGCCTTTTCCCGCTCTTTCGATGACAGAGCTTTCGCCCAGAGATCTGCCATTCAGTCAGGAAGGCCAACGGCGGCAATGCGCCCTAATCCCGGTCATTCGAGTAGTCACGATTTTCGCCCAAAAGCTGCCGTTGGTTCAGACTAGCGTCGATGGCAGCTATGCGCCCCAATAGCGGCCATAAAGTCAGGCCAGGACACGCTTGAAAGCTGCCGTTCCAAAGTTTCGTCTGATTGAGGGAAAATAAGCCTTCAATCGCAATAGGTCGAAAAATTTTCTTCGCGATGCGTCTTGGTCGCTGAAGTGAGGCGCATGAAATCCTCGTTAAGTTCGGCTTTGCCGTATCGTGACCGTGCACGAATTAAGTTGCTCCTTCATTATGACTTTCGGATGAGCACCACCCCAGCAATCACAAGCGCGCCGCCAGCCAGAAGCCAGGATTGATCGACAAGCAACGCGCTAGCTATGATCAATGCGGCAGCTAGAGGGCCTTTCAAGGACTGACGCTCATTGCGAAGTCCAGCGAGCTGCTCGATACTGAGCGGATCGAGCTGAACCGGCACATATCCTGATTTTGCGATCGAGTTCGCAGTGGCAAGTATGTCGGGCAAGGACGCCGACAAACCCAGCAGCTGACCGCGAAGTCTCTTCAAACCCGACCGAGCGCTGCCGAGCGAGAACCGCTCGGCGAGAAGCTCCGTGATGATCGGCCGGGTCTCTTCGGCGATGTTGTAGTCCGGTGCCAGCGATCGGACGAAGCCCTCTGCAGTCAACAAGGTACGCAGAAGAATGGCCAGATCAGGTGGCAGAACCAGTCGATAATCCCGCAACAGGTCGAAAGCGCGGGAAAAAATCTGCGAGAACTCGATGCCAGATAGCACGGTCCCCCTGAACTCTCCGATCAACTGATCCAGATCCACCGCGAGCGCATCGCGATCCACCTTCGGCTCCCCCGCCCATGCGAGCAGGACATTCGCGACATCGCTGGTTTCCTCACCAGCGATCGCAAGGACGAGGCGGACGATCTCGTCGCGCCTGGCCTTGGTGAGCGTCCCGACCGATCCAAAGTCGATGAAGCCGACATCCTGCTCGCCGATCATGAAGACGTTACCGGGATGGGGGTCGCCGTGAAATTCGCCGTTCAGGATGATCATCCGCAGGACAGCGTTGGCATAGCTTTTAGCGAAAGCCGCCACCCGCGGGTCGCCCGATGGGCTGCCCAGCGAAGACGCGGGCCTGCCGTACAGGCGTTCCTGAACGTTCACCCGCAGCCCGGTCAGTTCCCAATGGATGGCCGGGGACCTGACGCCGATGGTATCGAGATATGCGCCGATCCGCTCGCAGGCTCGGGATTCCGCAGCGAGGTCCATCTCCCAGGCAAGATTGCGGCCGAAGGTCCGCAGAAACTCGACTGGCCGGTAACGCGCGATGTCAGGAGAGCGTGCTTCTGCGATCTCGGCAAGACGCACAAGCAGACGCACATCGGCTTCCATCCGCGCGGCGGTGCCCGGGCGTCGAACCTTCACGATGACCTTGCTACCGTCCCTTAGCTCGGCGGAATAGGTCTGTGCAATCGAGGCGGACGCCAAAGGCTTTTCGTCGAACTGCGCAAAGTCGTTCCGCCAGTCCTCACCCCAGCTTGAAGCAAGTACGGGCTCGATATCTGCGAAGCGCACTGGCGACACCTGATCGTGCAGGGTTGAGAATGCCGTGATCCAGTGTTCGGTGAACAGATCGCTTCGGGTGGCGAGGAGCTGCCCCAGTTTTATGCCGACTGGCCCGATGTCACGGAGGAACGCGACAACTGCGGCCGGGCGAAATTCGCGAGGGTCGATGACATTGTTCGAAGAGGGAATAAACCCGAGGGCTCCGGCGAGATTCTTCGCTCCGTGCCTCATTAGGATTCGGCCAATCTCCGCGGCGCGAGCGATGCTGCCGATAGGCTTTTCCGGGGGCGATGCCATGATTTTATTCAGCCTCGGCACGGTGTTGGTCCAGATTTTCCGATACCCTTTCAAGAATCTGCTGCAGCGTTCGCTTCTCGTCGGCGGCAATGTCGCGCCAAAGCAGATCATGAAGCCTATCCGCGGAGCCTCTCAGTTCGGGCAGCAGATCGTCAAGCTGCTCCGTGAGGATGAGCTGCC
This is a stretch of genomic DNA from Erythrobacteraceae bacterium WH01K. It encodes these proteins:
- a CDS encoding AarF/UbiB family protein, giving the protein MKGYRKIWTNTVPRLNKIMASPPEKPIGSIARAAEIGRILMRHGAKNLAGALGFIPSSNNVIDPREFRPAAVVAFLRDIGPVGIKLGQLLATRSDLFTEHWITAFSTLHDQVSPVRFADIEPVLASSWGEDWRNDFAQFDEKPLASASIAQTYSAELRDGSKVIVKVRRPGTAARMEADVRLLVRLAEIAEARSPDIARYRPVEFLRTFGRNLAWEMDLAAESRACERIGAYLDTIGVRSPAIHWELTGLRVNVQERLYGRPASSLGSPSGDPRVAAFAKSYANAVLRMIILNGEFHGDPHPGNVFMIGEQDVGFIDFGSVGTLTKARRDEIVRLVLAIAGEETSDVANVLLAWAGEPKVDRDALAVDLDQLIGEFRGTVLSGIEFSQIFSRAFDLLRDYRLVLPPDLAILLRTLLTAEGFVRSLAPDYNIAEETRPIITELLAERFSLGSARSGLKRLRGQLLGLSASLPDILATANSIAKSGYVPVQLDPLSIEQLAGLRNERQSLKGPLAAALIIASALLVDQSWLLAGGALVIAGVVLIRKS
- a CDS encoding type II toxin-antitoxin system HipA family toxin, with protein sequence MIDAAALDIFLGKTRVGTIARLDGDASIFTFDEVYLADQDRPTLSLAYKDANGEIIAETRSYRTKIEPFFSNLLPEGTLRDYLARRAGVKAMREYHLLAQLGHDLPGAVRAVAVDAEETEADELDEEAAGKQAERALRFSLAGVQLKFSAIKAQGKNGGLTIPVTGSGGDWIVKLPSARHPDVPEAEFAAMKLAAKIGIDVPEIDLVPLDQIDGIPEGITRYGESAFAIRRFDRGEEGPVHTEDFAQVFGVFADDKYENASYRQILSVLAIETDEQSVVELVRRLTYSVLIGNGDMHLKNWSLIYPDRRNALLAPAYDLLSTLAYIPGDDAALKFHSSREWASYTYDELEAIADKARLPAKLITATAKDVVAQFDDAWSNESGHLPFPDDVRSAIERHRKTLAI
- a CDS encoding conjugative relaxase — encoded protein: MLSVANVRSPSAAASYFASDNYYASADADRSGRWVGEGARRLGLDGKVETAVFDALLRGELPDGSSVGNPGQAHRPGTDLTFSVPKSWSLLALVGKDERIIPAYREAVLEALHWAEKNAAETRMVEKGKIVTQATGNLAIGLFQHDTNRNQEPNLHFHAVIANVTQGKDGKWRTLKNDRLWQLNTTLNSIAMARFRVAVEKLGYEPGPTLKHGNFEARGITREQVMAFSSRRQEVLDARRGSGLEAGRIAALDTRASKDGIEDREALGMQWSETAKSIGLDLAPLVERAQTRTLKQSIETGRFGSLAERGRAWLGRFAAHVRGDPADPFVPKSVLRQGRETIAAAQAVASAVRHLSQREAAFERTALYKAALDFGLPATIADIERRTRALVRSGDLIAGKGDHRGWLASRDAVLTEQRIMSEVAAGKGASSSAVEPGSATDRVQTAAMAGQGFCLNEGQLGAAKLILTSEDRTIAVQGIAGAGKSSVLKPVAEVLRDEGHPVIGLAIQNTLVQMLERDTGIGSQTLARFLGGWNKLLDDPGNAALRLEAKAALKDHVLVLDEASMVSNEDKEKLVRLANLAGVHRLVLMGDRKQLGAVDAGKPFALLQRTGMASAEMATNLRARDPVIREAQAAAQAGDVRTALRHLQPHTVEAKGDGALVAADTWLALDKDDRARTSIYASGRAIRSAVNAAVQQGLLANGEIGPGKAELGVLDRVNTTREELRHLSAYQPGRVLEVSRKQQALGLSAGEYRVLGQDRKGRQVEVADKRGKRFAFDPARIRAGKGDQNLVLHEPRKLEIHEGDRIRWTRNDHRRGLFNADQARVVAIAGGKVTFETSRGDQVELKKDDPMLKRIDLAYALNAHMAQGLTSDRGIAVMDSRERNLSNQKTFLVTITRLRDHLTLVVDSSDRLGAAVARNKGEKASALEVTAQLTPPEKKNGELDQLKPEEVNKAEKELARSKSKTLDFGI
- a CDS encoding helix-turn-helix transcriptional regulator, with product MSTTIEDIAASIKAARIAKGFTQKQLGERVGLPQSHISKIEGGSVDLQISSLVEIARALDLELKLVPRRTVPAIEGVVRSQRERSEASRVLATIAETNRFAERVRESYPSVTEVTELQSALKDIQAVNFTPETLKAIEQALQPVAHLKKHLQDLGWALEQQEGRKKLTQQIAASTRALQHVRNSQVQAIGQDSASRRPAYRLGDDAT